Below is a window of Frigoribacterium sp. SL97 DNA.
CGATTCCCGGGATTTGCGCTGTTGACTGCACTGACTGGGGGAGATCGCCGGGGGTGCCTGCCTTGTCGCCAGCCAGAACAAGGGCGTATTCGTAAATGCGCTGACCGAGACCGCTCGTGGTGAAGTCGGCATTTCGGTAGTAAGTGGAGACCTCGGTGAACCTGGGCGAGAAGTACGAGCTTTCGATGGTGGCAGTGCACGAGACTGTGACCCCAGTGTCGGTGACGTACTCGACGGGGATCGGGGTCTCGATTCGTGTCAGCCCGTCGACGGCGACTGCGCCGGCCGTTGAGTGCTCCGACGGCAAGAATGCTGCCGGGCACGAGCCAGAGTGCTTTTCGGCGCCGGGGAAGCCGCCGGCTCCCAGTGGCAACGCGAGTCTCTGCCACAAGAGCATCGAGTGCCGCCTCCGTAGCGACTGAGGTGGTAAACGCCGGGCGGCTCCCAGCGAGGAGTTCGTCAACATTGTGCTTGGGCAAGGTGATCCGATCCAACCGATGACCGCGGGCTCTCCGCTGTCACAGAAGTAATGTCCAGTGAGCACCAAAGTGTGACGTCGTGAATCGACTTTTCCTCTTTCGTAATTCCTCGAAGTGCAGGCCGTGGCCCAGCAACACTCGGTCACCGAAGATAGATCGTCTATTGGAGGTCATGTCGGCAGGAGTGAAAGTGTGACGAGCAGCTTGGGAGGGTCGCCGCATCAGACGAAGTAGAGGACTCCGGCCACGGCCACCACAAAGCACAGCGGAACGGCTCCAAACACTGTGACTCGCCGACTGGCGGGCATCGACCGCGGTTCTTGAGCGCTCAGCCATGCCATCACCAGAACTGTCACGCCCGCAAGGGTGGTAATCGCCGAAACCATGAGAACGGATGCGTCGGCAGGGAGCATGGCGCAGGCCGACGGACGGTCGTCGTAGGAGCAGGACCGCCAGGGCTGCAACAAGAAAAGAGTCAAGACGAGAGCGCCCGTAACACCGGTGACCGCACCCAGCGCCATGAAAGTTCGTCGCGTCCTCATGGCTTAACCGTAGAGCTGGCAGCCAATCGCTCTCCTTGGATGACGGAACAGCTTGCAGAAGGGCAGGCTCACGGAGCACCAGATCCGGCCTAACGACATTGACCTGCCACCAACTCAGCCCATCGACATCAGTCACTGGCTAACGCATGGCGATGCGGCAGATCGGTAACGGAGATCGCTAGAGCGAGGTTACAAACGGTGCCCGATAGACGATCCCCTATCGGGACGCCGTGGCGCTTGGGGCGACTGTGCTCAGCCAGTGACGACGCTGCGGAGCGCATCGAGCCATTGATCGAAGGCGTCGAGGTGCGCGTCGTGAGATGCGGCCGTGAGATCGACGCGTCGAACCGCGTGGCCCCGACGCACGAACTCCGTTTTTTGCTCCTCCGAGAACATGCCGCCGTCCGCGTATAGCACGAGGGCTGGCACGGTGACACTCTCCCACTCGGCCCAGCGCGACTCACCGACGGCTTCGATCGTGGCCTGCATGACGTCGGCGTCGAAGCGGGGATACAAGCCATCCGCCCGTTCTTCGAGGTCCTCGACCCATGCACGCTCGAGGGGCCCATCACCGAGAGCCGCCGCGGCTTCTGCGCGATCAGTGAAGGGGACTGCCCATGAACGGAAGAAGTCGCCAAGGGCTCGGTGCTCATCAGTCGTTCCACCACCCTGGTTCCCTTCGAGCAGGACGAGCCGCCGGATGAGGTCCGGGCGCGCCGCGGCGACGAGCATCGCCGTGTGAGCTCCCATCGACTGGCCGGCGAGAGTCCACCGGCCCCGACGTTTCCTTGCTGATGACAGTCACGACATCGAACACGTACGCCTCGCGAGAGGTGTCTGCCGGCTTGGTCGTGCTGTGTCCATGGCCTCGCTGATCGATGAGGATGACCCGCCGCCCGGCCAGACCCTCTGCGGTGCGGACGAACTCGCGGCTGCTCCCTGCGAGCCCGTGAAGGAGGACGACTGCTGGCTCGACGCCGTCGAAGACCGTGTAGGCGATCGTCACCCCGTCGTCGACTGTCGTCTGCTTCATCGCTGAAACCATGACGTGAGCCTACGGGCACCGCTCTATCGAGCATCAGCGCCGTGCGCACAACGATCCTCTATCGGCACAGCTCGTGAGATCGACTCCCGAACTACGGCCCACGACACCTCGTACGGTTGGGGCATGGACGCGTTGTCTAGCGCCGCCCTTTTCGTTGTAATCACAAGCGCGATTCTTTACGCGCTCTACTGGGTGATTCGACGTGCCGTTGCAGCCGGCATCAAAGACGCAGAGGATCGTCCGTAGCCGGATCCCCTATCGGGCACTGCTTCGTGGGCTGGCTCCGTGGAGCAACGCAACGTGAAGCAGACGGTCCCTCCTGGGGTTGACCGATGCTCGAAGCCGGTACGTGCATCGCGGTATGGCACGCTGACCTGGTGCCTCCACTGCGCCCCGCCCGACCACGTGGACCCTTCTTCTTCCGACTACAGCGCTGGGGTCAACTGGCCGCGTATGTCTCTTGCATTGCCTTGGCGGCGTTCTTCATCGTCATCTCCGCATTCGCCGCGCATGATCGAGGTGAGCCCAAGATCTGGGGCACGTTCACGGAGGAGAGACGGGAATTGGCCGGCCGCCGTGGCGGTGACGTCATCATCGGCCGGTGGATTTCCGCTGACGCGCACGTAACGCTTGACGACGTCGTCTTGACAGGTTCCACCGGGCCGGACGGACACGCCTATGCCTACGCCCAGCCCACCGCCTACCTCGGCCCCAACGAAACAGTCAACGATGGCCAGTCCGAATGGGTGGGTTACGTCCTTCCACCGGTGTTCGCAGTGCTGTCGATCGCATTCCTTGTCCTTTTGCTCTGGGCCTGGGGCGACCTCGCTGCCGTGGTGTCTTGGCTCCGAGGGCTTCGACGGACTTAGCCTGCGTCACGGCGGTTGAGGACCCCACGGTTCGTCCTAGATGTCGATCGTCTATCGGGCATGCGACGGCCCGTGCCCGCTTGTCAAGGCAATCAAGACTGCGCGAACCAAGCGACCATGCAAACCAGCCCCACAACAGCAATAGAGACCGTAAGCACAGCGAGGCGGAGGCGACGCTCTTTCGACACCGCCTTGCCACCACTGAAGCGAGCGGCCGTGACTACGTTCATCCCAACGGCGACGACGACGCACACAAGCCCGATCACTAGGAGAAGATCTGCGGGTGCCATGGCACTCATCTTGCTCTACCACCTCGCCTGGCCTCGCGTGCCCGGCCTCGTTCCACCTGCTTTTAGCTCACCTCATCGGCGCATAGCCCGGCAGGCGATCCCCTATCGGGCATGCAGAAACGATCGTTTGTGACTAGCGCCGACGAACACCACGAGCGGGCCCTGGCCAGATCAGAACCGCTCCCCAACTGAAGATCGCCTTGGTCGGGGAGCAGCCCTTGCTGTCGTACAGCGAACGGGTCAGGCCCGGAGGTCCTTGAGCCACTGCTCGACCGTGCGCGGGCTCAGCCCGAGCTGCTGCTGTGCGCTCGTGGCAGGGTCGATGAGCTCGGAGGGCAGGGTGGCCCGCCACCGGTACGAGGCCACGACAGGGTCCGCTCCGGCTGAGCCGAAGAGGGGCTCGATGACGCGGCCGAAGTCGTCGACGTCCTGCGCCTCGAACCGCACGCTCGTGCCCGAGGCTGCGGCGAAGCCAGCCGCGAGGTCGGAGCCCACGAGGCCGGGCAGCGCACCGACCCCGACGACACCGGTCACGGAGCCGTCCTGCAGCAGTCGCGCGACGACGTCGGCCACGTCGAGGTGCGAGCTCCACGACACGGCGTAGTCGTCACGGATCGGGTAGCGGAGGACGCCCTCCTGCTCCACGCCCGCGGCGACCGGCGGCAGCAGCAGGTTCTCGAGGAAGAGGCGCGGGGCCGCGACGGCGACGGAGACCCCGGTCGCCCGCAGACCGGCAGTGAGGACGCCGACGGGACTCTCAGCCGCACCGTCGCCCTCCGTCGGGTACCCGCTGGTCGAGACGACCACTCGGGCCGGCCGTGCCTGCTCGACGGCTGCGACGACCGTCCGGGCATGCGCGAGCTGCTGGGCGGCGTCGCCGACCGGAAGGTGCACGAAGACGCCGTCGACGCCCGCGTAGGCCGCCGCGAGGGACGCTACCGACATCAGGTCGACGGCGACGGGCGCGCCGCCTCCCTCATAGGCGGACGGGTCGCGGACCGCCGCGGTGACGGCGGCGCCGGAAGCGAGAAGGGATGCGACGACGGGGGAGCCCTGGGCGCCAGTAGCGCCGTGGATGAGATAGGTCATGAAGCTATCAATGCATCTGGTGCACCAGTTACGTCAACTGCACCAATGGCGTACTGTCCATGTTCATGGCTTTCTGTGGGGAGATCTGGCCCGAGTGCGGCATCGCGAAGTTCCTGACACTGCTCGACGGCCCCTGGGCAACGCTCATCGTGCGAGAGCTCCTCGAGGGCCCGGCTCGTTTCACCGAGCTAAAGGAGGCGCTGCCCGGCATCAGCGCGCACACCCTCACCAACCGCCTCCGGAAGTTCGAGACGTCGGGCCTCGTCACCAGGACGGCGTACTCCGAGATCCCGCCGCGCGTCGTCTACGAGCTCACCCCGACGGGGCAGGGGCTCCGGCCCGTGCTTGAGTCGATGAACGCCTGGGCGCTGTCCGTCCCGCCGACACCCGACGCAGAGATCGAGGTGGTTCCTCGGTAGAGGATCCCCTTTCGGACGAGCCCTGAGGCTTGAACACGCTCAGAAAGTCGCTCGGAGCGGCCAGCCGGCCGGCAAATAACGCTGGCTAGGGTGAGCGCATGCGTACATGGGATTTTTATCGTCCAGGTGAGGAGGTGGTGTCTAACGCCTGGGGCTCGGAGGTGACGCAACAGTCCGCGATAGATGTGGATCTCCTCGAGGGACTGTTGGACGGCCCGAACCCGGCGCACGGAGACATCGAGATCGTGGTGCCGTTAGCTCGATTCGTACACGACGAGTACGAGGCCTATGGCACCCATGGGTCGCCGCTGAGCAATGACGATTCGCGCCTACTTCTCCGTGCGCTAAAGGCGGTCCTCGAGCGCCTTGGCATTGACACCTTCGATCCGCCGTTCCGGGACTACGAGACGTTCCGCAAGTACTGGCGGGCAAATGACGGTCACGGCAGCTGGCAGGCCAGACGCGACATGCTCCACGACAAATTCGACACGCTCCACGAGATGCTCGACGCTCGTGAGACAGATTCGCTTGCCGGTGCGCTGGCCGATCCCATCTCGCCGCGGAAGGCCACCGGCTGGCAACGCGTGGACGAGGAGCTGAACGAGATGCGGCGACACTTCCAGGCTGCTCGAACAGAGCAGGACTATTCAAACGTTGGGAACGACGCCGTGGCCGCACTCGAGGCGCTCTCTTCGGCCTCATACGAGCACACCCGCCACGGCGAACCTGGCACCGATGAACCGCCGGTGCCCAACACAAAGTCCCGCCTTGGCCGCGTGGTC
It encodes the following:
- a CDS encoding winged helix-turn-helix transcriptional regulator is translated as MAFCGEIWPECGIAKFLTLLDGPWATLIVRELLEGPARFTELKEALPGISAHTLTNRLRKFETSGLVTRTAYSEIPPRVVYELTPTGQGLRPVLESMNAWALSVPPTPDAEIEVVPR
- a CDS encoding alpha/beta fold hydrolase gives rise to the protein MVSAMKQTTVDDGVTIAYTVFDGVEPAVVLLHGLAGSSREFVRTAEGLAGRRVILIDQRGHGHSTTKPADTSREAYVFDVVTVISKETSGPVDSRRPVDGSSHGDARRRGAPGPHPAARPARREPGWWND
- a CDS encoding SDR family oxidoreductase; protein product: MTYLIHGATGAQGSPVVASLLASGAAVTAAVRDPSAYEGGGAPVAVDLMSVASLAAAYAGVDGVFVHLPVGDAAQQLAHARTVVAAVEQARPARVVVSTSGYPTEGDGAAESPVGVLTAGLRATGVSVAVAAPRLFLENLLLPPVAAGVEQEGVLRYPIRDDYAVSWSSHLDVADVVARLLQDGSVTGVVGVGALPGLVGSDLAAGFAAASGTSVRFEAQDVDDFGRVIEPLFGSAGADPVVASYRWRATLPSELIDPATSAQQQLGLSPRTVEQWLKDLRA